In Archangium violaceum, the following are encoded in one genomic region:
- a CDS encoding sulfate/molybdate ABC transporter ATP-binding protein, with the protein MSVIVEQLTKRFTTGGTPAVSDVSFHAPSGAITTLLGPSGAGKSTLLRLIAGLELPDSGSVRIEGIDCTHLPVQQRGIGVVFQSYALFKHMTVRQNIAFGLETRRLPRADVEARVDEMLRLIQLEDLGKRYPTQLSGGQRQRVAFARALAIRPKLLLLDEPFGALDSRVRVELREWLHSLHEQTGVTTLLVTHDQEEALEISQHVVVLSEGRVAQAGPPEDIYDRPATPFVASFVGGTSVLRGHVRSGRAEVGTLVVQAPNSAREGEAVHAFVRPHDIKLAKPPQGTSEPVTGRVERLKSVGGYVKVLLKLPTGETVTVEVPRSEFENLGVVEGDRVHADVRTATVFLGDFAI; encoded by the coding sequence ATGAGTGTCATCGTCGAGCAGCTCACCAAGCGCTTCACCACCGGGGGCACTCCGGCCGTCTCCGATGTATCGTTCCACGCCCCCTCCGGCGCCATCACCACCCTGCTCGGGCCCTCGGGGGCGGGCAAGTCCACCCTGCTGCGCCTCATCGCCGGGCTGGAGCTGCCGGACTCGGGTTCCGTCCGCATCGAGGGCATCGACTGTACCCACCTGCCCGTGCAGCAGCGCGGCATCGGCGTCGTCTTCCAGAGCTACGCGCTCTTCAAGCACATGACCGTGCGGCAGAACATCGCCTTCGGGCTGGAGACGCGCCGGCTGCCCCGCGCCGACGTGGAGGCGCGCGTGGACGAGATGTTGCGCCTCATCCAGCTGGAGGATCTGGGCAAGCGCTACCCCACGCAACTTTCCGGCGGACAGCGGCAGCGCGTGGCCTTCGCGCGGGCGCTCGCCATCCGCCCCAAGCTGCTGCTGCTGGACGAGCCCTTCGGCGCGCTCGACAGCCGCGTGCGCGTGGAGCTGCGCGAGTGGCTCCACTCCCTCCACGAGCAGACGGGTGTCACCACCCTGCTCGTCACCCATGACCAGGAGGAGGCGCTCGAAATCTCCCAGCACGTGGTCGTGCTCTCCGAGGGACGCGTGGCCCAGGCCGGTCCGCCGGAGGACATCTACGACCGCCCGGCCACCCCCTTCGTCGCCTCCTTCGTGGGGGGCACCAGCGTCCTGCGGGGCCACGTCCGCTCGGGCCGGGCCGAGGTCGGCACCCTGGTGGTGCAGGCCCCCAACAGCGCTCGCGAGGGCGAGGCCGTCCACGCCTTCGTCCGTCCCCACGACATCAAGCTCGCCAAGCCCCCCCAGGGTACCTCGGAACCCGTCACCGGTCGGGTCGAACGGCTCAAATCCGTGGGCGGATACGTGAAAGTGTTGCTCAAACTACCAACCGGGGAAACGGTGACAGTCGAGGTTCCCCGCTCCGAATTCGAGAACCTGGGAGTCGTGGAGGGCGATCGTGTGCATGCGGACGTAAGGACGGCCACCGTGTTCCTCGGTGATTTCGCTATCTGA
- a CDS encoding TIGR02265 family protein, producing the protein MDLIADASRLETGEFMNSNATAAVSVSYDPYDYWEQDLAQRLRLARPEDSVRGMFANGLLDAVRGLAGDEAVSHCLEASGQSRFVDFFNYPISAHLRVVFTGARFLVPRFGNMEEALRQLGRRSAADFMDSAAGKTMMKLLARGDPRRLVDALPSAYRMSLTFGNHKVEWLGPTNGRYILTRNFIPLPSHEGVLRALLETSNARDIRVRGRQTSGLLDGEYEFSWE; encoded by the coding sequence ATGGACCTGATCGCAGACGCAAGCCGGCTCGAGACGGGGGAATTCATGAACAGCAACGCCACCGCGGCGGTCTCCGTGTCGTACGACCCGTACGACTATTGGGAGCAGGATCTCGCGCAGCGGTTGAGGCTGGCACGACCCGAGGACTCCGTCCGGGGCATGTTCGCCAACGGCTTGCTGGACGCGGTGCGGGGCCTCGCGGGCGATGAGGCCGTGAGCCACTGCCTCGAGGCGAGCGGCCAGTCGCGATTCGTGGATTTCTTCAACTACCCCATCAGCGCGCACCTCCGGGTCGTCTTCACCGGAGCGCGCTTCCTGGTGCCGAGGTTCGGCAACATGGAGGAGGCGCTGCGGCAGCTGGGAAGGCGCTCGGCGGCGGACTTCATGGACTCCGCGGCGGGCAAGACCATGATGAAGCTGCTGGCCCGGGGAGACCCCCGGCGGCTGGTGGACGCCCTGCCTTCGGCCTACCGGATGTCGCTGACGTTCGGCAACCACAAGGTCGAGTGGTTGGGGCCCACCAACGGCCGCTACATCCTCACCCGCAACTTCATCCCCCTGCCGAGCCACGAGGGCGTGCTGCGGGCGCTGCTCGAGACGAGCAACGCCCGGGACATCCGGGTGCGCGGCCGGCAGACGTCGGGGCTGCTCGACGGTGAGTACGAGTTCTCCTGGGAGTGA
- the cysW gene encoding sulfate ABC transporter permease subunit CysW produces MHPTSHTPRRDRRTVSGSAAVRWLLIGVALVFLGVFLVVPLVAVFTYALQKGVGSYLAAILEPEALSAIRLTLLAAAIAVPLNFVFGLAAAWLIARFRFPGRDVLLTLIDLPFSVSPVIAGLIFVLLFGRQGWLGPWLDAHDIHIIFAVPGIVLATVFVTFPFVVREVLPVMQAQGADEEEAALTLGASGWRTFLRVTLPKVKWGVLYGVLLCNARAMGEFGAVSVVSGHVRGVTNTLPLHAEILYNEYNLAGAFAVASLLTVLALVTLAVKKYVEWKAEVP; encoded by the coding sequence ATGCACCCGACCTCGCACACTCCACGCCGCGACAGGCGGACCGTCTCCGGCTCCGCCGCCGTGCGCTGGCTGCTCATCGGCGTGGCGCTCGTCTTCCTCGGGGTCTTCCTCGTCGTCCCGCTGGTGGCCGTCTTCACCTACGCCCTGCAGAAGGGCGTGGGCAGCTACCTGGCGGCCATCCTGGAGCCGGAGGCGCTGAGCGCCATCCGCCTCACGCTGCTGGCGGCCGCCATCGCCGTGCCCCTCAACTTCGTCTTCGGGCTGGCCGCCGCGTGGCTCATCGCCCGCTTCCGCTTCCCCGGCCGGGACGTGCTCCTCACGCTCATCGACCTGCCCTTCAGCGTGTCGCCCGTCATCGCGGGGCTCATCTTCGTCCTGCTCTTTGGCCGGCAGGGGTGGCTGGGCCCGTGGTTGGACGCGCACGACATCCACATCATCTTCGCCGTGCCCGGCATCGTCCTGGCCACCGTGTTCGTCACCTTCCCCTTCGTCGTGCGCGAGGTGCTGCCCGTCATGCAGGCGCAGGGCGCCGACGAGGAGGAGGCCGCCCTCACGCTGGGCGCCAGCGGCTGGCGCACCTTCCTGCGCGTCACGCTGCCCAAGGTGAAGTGGGGCGTGCTCTACGGCGTGCTGCTGTGCAACGCGCGAGCGATGGGCGAGTTCGGCGCCGTGTCCGTCGTCTCCGGCCACGTGCGCGGGGTGACCAACACGCTGCCGCTGCACGCGGAGATTCTCTACAACGAGTACAACCTCGCCGGTGCCTTCGCCGTGGCCTCGCTGCTCACGGTGCTCGCGCTGGTGACGTTGGCCGTCAAGAAGTACGTCGAGTGGAAGGCCGAGGTCCCATGA
- the cysT gene encoding sulfate ABC transporter permease subunit CysT, which produces MQHSARRRVLPGFGLTMGLSWLYLGLIVLLPLSGLFLKTFTLSWDQFWDTVASPRVLAAYRLSFGTALVAALVNVVFGLLVAWVLVRYRFPGKALVDALVDLPFALPTAVAGLTLTTLYSHNGWYGQYLEALGVKVAFTPLGIIVALTFIGLPFVVRTVQPVLEEIDADVEEAAATLGASPWRTFTHVLLPGVLPALLSGFTLAFARAIGEYGSVVFISGNMPMRTEIAPLLIITRLEQYDYAGATAIAGVMLAVSFALLLAANLIQRWTNRRLEARTG; this is translated from the coding sequence ATGCAGCACAGTGCGAGACGCCGTGTCCTTCCGGGCTTCGGGCTGACCATGGGGCTGAGCTGGTTGTACCTCGGCCTCATCGTCCTCCTGCCGCTGTCCGGCCTCTTCCTCAAGACGTTCACCCTCTCCTGGGACCAGTTCTGGGACACCGTGGCCTCGCCGCGTGTGCTCGCCGCGTACCGGCTCAGCTTCGGCACCGCCCTGGTCGCCGCGCTGGTCAACGTCGTCTTCGGCCTGCTGGTGGCCTGGGTGCTGGTGCGCTACCGCTTCCCGGGCAAGGCGCTGGTGGACGCGCTGGTGGACCTGCCCTTCGCCCTGCCCACCGCCGTGGCCGGGCTGACGCTCACCACCCTCTACTCCCACAACGGCTGGTACGGACAGTACCTGGAGGCGCTCGGCGTCAAGGTGGCCTTCACGCCCCTGGGCATCATCGTGGCGCTCACCTTCATCGGGCTGCCCTTCGTGGTGCGCACCGTCCAGCCCGTGCTCGAGGAAATCGACGCCGACGTGGAGGAGGCCGCCGCCACGCTCGGGGCCTCGCCCTGGAGGACCTTCACCCATGTCCTCCTGCCCGGCGTGCTGCCCGCCCTGCTCAGCGGCTTCACCCTCGCCTTCGCCCGCGCCATCGGCGAGTACGGCTCCGTCGTCTTCATCTCCGGCAACATGCCCATGCGCACGGAGATCGCCCCCCTGCTCATCATCACCCGGCTGGAGCAGTACGACTACGCCGGGGCCACGGCCATCGCCGGGGTGATGCTGGCGGTCTCCTTCGCGCTGCTGCTGGCCGCCAACCTCATCCAGCGCTGGACGAACCGTCGGCTCGAGGCCCGAACCGGATAG
- a CDS encoding MarR family winged helix-turn-helix transcriptional regulator, whose amino-acid sequence MKPIDEAGDLSPADKNKEQQPLGEVLEFMRLLWAVDHGLQSTSKRMESTLGLTGPQRLVLRLVGRFPGITAGRLAQILHVHPSTLTGVLKRMEKRGLLERKSDPLDGRKALFALTESGRALDVPATGTVEAAVQRALARLPRARLAAAQEVLATLAEELGSGDAPLDNPTGNSSHRADEELPVPPDGEGSASSKSATR is encoded by the coding sequence ATGAAGCCAATCGACGAGGCCGGCGATTTATCGCCCGCGGACAAGAACAAGGAACAGCAGCCGCTGGGAGAGGTGCTGGAGTTCATGCGATTGCTGTGGGCCGTGGACCATGGCCTGCAGTCGACCTCGAAGCGCATGGAGTCCACGCTGGGCCTGACGGGCCCGCAGCGGCTGGTGCTGCGGCTGGTGGGACGATTCCCCGGCATCACCGCGGGGCGGCTCGCGCAGATACTCCACGTGCACCCCAGCACCCTCACGGGAGTCCTCAAGCGCATGGAGAAGCGCGGGCTGCTCGAGCGCAAGTCCGATCCGCTCGACGGGCGCAAGGCGCTCTTCGCCCTCACGGAGTCGGGCCGGGCGCTGGACGTGCCCGCCACCGGCACCGTGGAGGCCGCCGTGCAACGGGCGCTGGCCCGCCTGCCGCGCGCCCGCCTCGCGGCCGCCCAGGAGGTGCTCGCCACGCTCGCCGAGGAGCTGGGCTCCGGCGATGCCCCGCTCGACAACCCCACCGGCAACTCCTCGCACAGGGCCGACGAGGAGCTGCCGGTGCCGCCGGACGGCGAGGGCAGCGCCTCGTC